In the Halococcus salifodinae DSM 8989 genome, GTTTCTGGCGGGGGCGGTCTACTTCGGGCCACAGGAAGTCGGCGGTGCCGGACTGACCTCGCTGGTGGGGATCGTCTTCCTCTTCCTTACTGTGCCGACCGGCGCACACGTCATCTCCCAGGCCGCAGAACGCATGGGCGTCGCGTTTCACGGCGACGCGTCGTGGCCGGACGACCCGCCGGACCGCGAGCAGTGATCGCAACCGTATTGTGCGAGAGCGGTGACGCGTTCGGATACCGGCCGGCGATCCGTCGGCCCGACCCCCGCTCCCTGTAATCACTCATGTCCACCGAGTCCTCCCGATCGACGCTCGCCGTCGGTTTCCGCGATCGCCTCGCCACTGTCGCGGCCCGTCCGGGACTGGTCGTCGCCGCGATCACCGTCCTCGCGCTCGCTGTCCGGCTGTTCGCGCTCGGCGCGCGGGCCGCCCATCAGGACGAGGCCCGGGTGGCGTTCTGGGCGTACCGCTACATGGAGTCGGGCGTCTACTGGTATCGCCCGATCGTCCACGGCCCGTTTCTGACGATCGTCGACAGCTACGTGTTCTCCATTTTCGGGGCTTCTGACTTCACGATGCGGTTGGTTGTCGCCGTCGTTGGCGGTCTGCTCCCGCTTGCGGCGCTACTCTTTCGCCATCGACTTCGGAATGGCGAAACGATCGCGCTGGGCCTCGTGCTCGCCGCGAACCCCATTCTGCTCTACTACTCGCGGTTCTATCGGAACGATCTGCTGCTTGCGGGGTTCATGCTCGTCGCGTTCGGGTTTTTCGTCCGCGCGTACGACCACCGCCGGCCGGCGTTCCTCTATCTCGGAACTGCCGCGTTCGCGCTCGCGTTCACCACCAAAGAGAACGCTCTGCTCTACCCGGTCACGTGGCTCGGTGCGACCGCGTTACTCTTCGATCGTCGGGTGCTCGTCGGCCGGATGGACAGTTGGGGACTCCGACGATCGGTCGTCGGGCGGGCACGACAGGTCGGGGGCGCGCTCCGGTACTGGGGACTCCATTTCGCGCTCGCGGTCGTGGAGTTCTTCGCCATCTTCGTGTTCTTCTACGCGCCGCGTGGCGAGGCGGCCGGCGCGGACCCGACGCTCGGCGCGACGCTCGCCGATCCGACGCTGCTGCCTGCGCTGGTCGGCGAGTCGGTCCTCGGGTCGTGGAACGCCTTTCTCGGCCAGTGGGGCAGCGGCAACCAGGAATCGTATCTCTCGACTGCGGGCCAGTTGTGGTCGGTGCTCCTTGCGGGTGCGCTGGTCCTGCTTGCGCTCGCGGTCGTGGGATTCCTCGTGGATCGCTACACCGGCGAGCAGCCCCGTGACGTCGTGGCGTTCGCGGCGTACTGGGGCGTCGCCAGCGCGATCGGCTATCCGATCGCCGTCGACAACCCGTTCCCGTGGGAGGTGATCCACGTCGTCGTGCCGCTTGCAATCCCGGCGGCGGTCGGGTTCGCCCTGATCGGCCGCGTTGGCCTCGAAAGCGTCGACGAGGGCGACACCCTCGCCGCGGTCGCCGCAGCGGTCGTCGTGATCGCGCTCGTCGGTCAGGTCGGCGTGACCGCCTACGACACCTCGTTCGCCGAACCACAGAGTCCGGACAACGAACTCGTCCAGTACGCCCAGCCCGCGAGCGAGATGAAGCCGCTGCTCGGCGAGATTCGCGAAACCGTTACGGAAAACGACGGTACCGACGTGCTCTACTACGGCGACGATCCCGACTTCGACGGCGACGAACTCTACGCGCCGAACCCCGCCTCCCACGACACGCCGATCGCTGGGAACGGGTGGTTCGAGCGCCTGCCCTTCGCGTGGTATCTCGAAGCTTACGGCGCGGAAACGAACAGTACGGCCGACGCAGCGGCGGTCCAGCGAGCGGTGGCGAGCGGCGACCGACCCCCGGTCGTGATCGCGTTCGATCGGGTGCCGTCCTGTGAAAAGGAGTACGACGACGCCACCGACATCGATCGATTCCTCGAAGGGTACGAACGCCACGAAGTCGATCGATTCCTCTACGACAGTGGCTGTACCATCAGCAGCGTCGCGGTCTACGTCGACGAAGACCGAAACTCGACGGCGTAACTCCGTGATTAGCCTCTCGGAGCGGCTTTCAGTCGAGTTCGTCAGCCAGTTCTTCGGTGACGCGCGCACCGAGCCCGGATTTGTTGCTAGCGTACTCGCTCGTCTCGTCCTCGCGGACCACGAGCGCGCGGGTGTCGGTCTCGCCCATCACGCTCGCGTCGTTGGCGACGACGAACGCGAGCCCCGCACGTGACTGGATCTCGCGTGCGGCAGCGATCATCGCCTCGTCGTCGCCGCTCGTCTCGGTTTTGAATCCGACGATCGGGAGGTCGGGGTGGGCGTCCCGAACCGTGTCGATCAGTTTCGGGGTCGGTTCGAGTTTGAGCGTCAGCCCGTCCTGACCGGATCGAATTTTCTCGTCGCTTCCCTCGACGGTGTAATCACCGATCGCCGCCACCGAAACGAGCGCGTCAGCCCCCGCGACGGACTCCTCGACTGCCGCCACCATCTCCGCGGCGCTCTCGACGCGCTTGACCGTCGCGTAGGGAACGTCACCGCCGTCGTGGACGAGCGTGACGTCCGCACCGCGAGTGTAGCACGCCCGCGCGACCGCCCGGCCGGTCTTCCCCGACGAGCGGTTGGTCAACACCCGCACCGGATCGATCGCCTCGGATGTGGGCCCACTCGTGACCACCACGTGCCGGCCGGCGAGCGGCGTCTCGCCGGTGGCGCGCGCGGCTCCGAGGACGATCGCCTCCTCGGTCGCGATCTTCGCCTTTCCCTCCTCGATCCGGGGCGAGACGAATTCGACGCCCCACGACTCGACCCGCTCGATCGCGTCGAGAACGCCGGGATGGTCGTACATCGGCTCGTGCATCGCGGGTGCGACGACCACCGGGACGTCCGCCCCGAGTGCGGTCGTCGCACACGTCGTGACGGGCGTGTCGTCGATCGCTGCCGCGATCTTCCCGACGGTGTTCGCGGTCGCGGGCGCGAGCAAGAGGACATCGGCCCAGCCCTCGCGGCCGCAGAGCGCGACGTGCTCCACCGATCCCGTGATCTCGGTCACGACGGGCTGGTCGGTGGCGAACTCCACGGCCCAGGGATGGACGATCCCCTGGGCACTCTCGGTCATCACGCCACGGACTGCGGCTCCCTGGCGACGGAGTTCGTGAGCGAGCTCGACGGTCTTGACCGCCGCGATCGATCCCGTGATCCCGAGCGCGACGTTCACTCCGCGCAACATCCTCTGAGCATGGGTTGTCTCGCGGTTTAAATCCGCCGTCAAGCACTCGGTGTCGAAAAATAGTGGACGCCGTCACGATTCCGCGGGGTCTGGCTGGCGTGACCCTCTCAGCGTGACTGTCGCACCGCAACCACGCCGAGTGTGGCGAGCGCGACGGCCCCGAGGAGCACGAAGACGATCTGGACGATCCCGATCCCGAACCCGCTCGTGGCCTCGCTCTCACCCGTCGCAGGGGCGACAGTCGTCGAGCCGTTTGCGGAGACGTTCTCCGCGGGCGTGATCGTTGACGGCGCGTCGGTGGTCGTGGCCCCTGTCCCGTTCGCCGATGCGTTCGCCGTGGCGTTGCTCGGGATCGTGCCGTTCGTCGTTGCGTTGCCTGTTGTGGCGTTCGTTGCGTTCCCTGCCGTTGCGTTGGCCGCCGTCGCGTTGGCCGCTGTGACGTTGCTCGCGGTCGTGTTGTTCGCTGCCGTCGCCGTGCCGTTCGCCACCGTCGGTGGCGACGCGACCGGCGTCAGCGTCTGCTGGATAGGGGGAGACGCGTCGGCCGACACGTTCACCGATCCGCCGGCCGCGCCGGCAGCGTCGGCGAGTGGGGCGAACGTCCCGAACTGCGTGAGATTGGTGGCGGTCGCCGTGTTCGCTGCGGTGTCGGTTTCGGCCCCGTTGACCTCGGTCCAGTACTCGCCGTCGTGGCGGAACACCGTGACCGACGAGGCGTTCGACCCCTCGTAGCTCGTCGTCATCGAGAGCTCCGAGCCCCCGCCGCCGGTGCCTGTCACCTCGACGAACGTCCCGAGGCTCTGGGTTCCCTGCGGGATTTCAGGTGGCGATGTCGACGATCGCAGCCCGACGTTGCGCTCGGTCAGCGAGACGGTCGTAGTGGACAGTCGGAGATCGGTGACGGTGTTCGTGCCGTCGTTCCGGAGCGAGTAGTAGTCCCACCGCGTGTTGTTCCGTGCGGTGTTGTCGGTCACGGTGTTGTTCTCGCTCTCGCGCTCGAAGTGGATTCCCCACTTGTTCTCGACCGCGACGTTGTTCCGAAGGGTGTTGTTCTGACTCTCGCCGCCGACCGCGATTCCGAGTCCGTTGCCGTACGCCGTGTTGTCGACCATCCGGTTGTCGTTCGCGTTCGCGAGCGTGATTCCCTGGGTGTTGTTGTCCACGACCGTTCCGCGGATCGTGCTGCCATCGACACCGAGGTAGAACACGCCGACCGTCCAGTTGTTCGTCTGGACGCGTCTGATGGTCACGTTCTCGACTGCGCGCGACGAGCCGTTGGCGTGGATCGCGTGGCCCGACCCACTCCCCTGGAGGCTGTGGCCCGCGCCGTCGAGGGTCACGTTGCTCGCCGTGATCGTGAGACAGTTGCCGTCACCGCCCGTGACGTTCTCCGTCAGCACGTACGTCCCGGACGCGTTGATCGTCCGACACGAGTCGACCCCAGTCGCGTTCCCCGCGCTCTGTGCGCCGGCGAGGCCCACCAGCGACCCGGTTGCGCCCGCGAGCAGCGCCACCACCACGACGCCGACGAGCAGCGTCCGCCAATTCTCCGTTCCATTGCTATCGAAACCGGGACGTCTTCGCATTAGTCGTCGAATTCGTACAAAAGCGGTGCGTATGTATCTCCCGGTATCGACCGGGCGAAACCATCGCTCGGAAGGATATCGGGGCGATCTATGTCGAGAAGACAACGCTTACACGCCACGGACACGAGACGTTGCCGTGGAGAGCGTCGAAGTCAGCACCGTGGTCTACTTGCCCCCCGAGGAGACCTACGAGTTCCTGCTGGATTTCCCGGGCTACGCGAACTACTCCGAGTATCTCACTGGTGTCGAGAGCCACGGCGACGGCTCGCCCGGCACGGAGTACGATCTCCGCTTCGCGTGGTGGAAACTCACCTACACGGCGCGCTCGCGCGTCACCGCGGTCGACCCCCCGAACCGGATCGACTGGCAGGTCACGAAGGATATCGACGCTCGCGGCCGCTGGACGGTCACGGCCGTCGACTCGCCGACAGGCCGCGAACACGCTTCCGAGGTCCGGCTCCGGATCGAGTTCGACGCCGATTCGGTCGATCCGAGCGGGTTCGATCTCCCACGGCTCGTCTCGCTGTCGTGGGTGGTCGACAAAGTGAAACCGCTCATCGAACGCGAGGCCGAGCGCGTGGTCGAACGGATCGTCGCCGACATCGAGGGCGAATCGCGGCCGGTGGATCTGACGGTTCACACGACGCCCGACAGCACCTGATTGCGCTCGCTTCGTCGACCTCGACCACCACGGTTGCCACTGTCCAGTCTCGTCTTTTTCTTTGATTTCCTCGCAGTTCGACCGCCGAGCCACGTCGCGAACTACCCGTAGGTGGCGTCCCAGCGGGTCGCTTTCCGGAGGTTGCCGCAGTCGTTACACTTCACCCGGCCCATCGTGTCCATCGCGTTGTCGAGCGTCTCACAGTTCGCACAGAAGTAGCCGTACTTGTGCTCCTCGCC is a window encoding:
- the mnhG gene encoding monovalent cation/H(+) antiporter subunit G encodes the protein MNTIHALIVTVLIAIGSGFLLVGTIGLLRFPDVYNRMHATSKATTLGAASLFLAGAVYFGPQEVGGAGLTSLVGIVFLFLTVPTGAHVISQAAERMGVAFHGDASWPDDPPDREQ
- the coaBC gene encoding bifunctional phosphopantothenoylcysteine decarboxylase/phosphopantothenate--cysteine ligase CoaBC: MLRGVNVALGITGSIAAVKTVELAHELRRQGAAVRGVMTESAQGIVHPWAVEFATDQPVVTEITGSVEHVALCGREGWADVLLLAPATANTVGKIAAAIDDTPVTTCATTALGADVPVVVAPAMHEPMYDHPGVLDAIERVESWGVEFVSPRIEEGKAKIATEEAIVLGAARATGETPLAGRHVVVTSGPTSEAIDPVRVLTNRSSGKTGRAVARACYTRGADVTLVHDGGDVPYATVKRVESAAEMVAAVEESVAGADALVSVAAIGDYTVEGSDEKIRSGQDGLTLKLEPTPKLIDTVRDAHPDLPIVGFKTETSGDDEAMIAAAREIQSRAGLAFVVANDASVMGETDTRALVVREDETSEYASNKSGLGARVTEELADELD
- a CDS encoding flippase activity-associated protein Agl23; amino-acid sequence: MSTESSRSTLAVGFRDRLATVAARPGLVVAAITVLALAVRLFALGARAAHQDEARVAFWAYRYMESGVYWYRPIVHGPFLTIVDSYVFSIFGASDFTMRLVVAVVGGLLPLAALLFRHRLRNGETIALGLVLAANPILLYYSRFYRNDLLLAGFMLVAFGFFVRAYDHRRPAFLYLGTAAFALAFTTKENALLYPVTWLGATALLFDRRVLVGRMDSWGLRRSVVGRARQVGGALRYWGLHFALAVVEFFAIFVFFYAPRGEAAGADPTLGATLADPTLLPALVGESVLGSWNAFLGQWGSGNQESYLSTAGQLWSVLLAGALVLLALAVVGFLVDRYTGEQPRDVVAFAAYWGVASAIGYPIAVDNPFPWEVIHVVVPLAIPAAVGFALIGRVGLESVDEGDTLAAVAAAVVVIALVGQVGVTAYDTSFAEPQSPDNELVQYAQPASEMKPLLGEIRETVTENDGTDVLYYGDDPDFDGDELYAPNPASHDTPIAGNGWFERLPFAWYLEAYGAETNSTADAAAVQRAVASGDRPPVVIAFDRVPSCEKEYDDATDIDRFLEGYERHEVDRFLYDSGCTISSVAVYVDEDRNSTA
- a CDS encoding SRPBCC family protein, with product MESVEVSTVVYLPPEETYEFLLDFPGYANYSEYLTGVESHGDGSPGTEYDLRFAWWKLTYTARSRVTAVDPPNRIDWQVTKDIDARGRWTVTAVDSPTGREHASEVRLRIEFDADSVDPSGFDLPRLVSLSWVVDKVKPLIEREAERVVERIVADIEGESRPVDLTVHTTPDST
- a CDS encoding NosD domain-containing protein: MRRRPGFDSNGTENWRTLLVGVVVVALLAGATGSLVGLAGAQSAGNATGVDSCRTINASGTYVLTENVTGGDGNCLTITASNVTLDGAGHSLQGSGSGHAIHANGSSRAVENVTIRRVQTNNWTVGVFYLGVDGSTIRGTVVDNNTQGITLANANDNRMVDNTAYGNGLGIAVGGESQNNTLRNNVAVENKWGIHFERESENNTVTDNTARNNTRWDYYSLRNDGTNTVTDLRLSTTTVSLTERNVGLRSSTSPPEIPQGTQSLGTFVEVTGTGGGGSELSMTTSYEGSNASSVTVFRHDGEYWTEVNGAETDTAANTATATNLTQFGTFAPLADAAGAAGGSVNVSADASPPIQQTLTPVASPPTVANGTATAANNTTASNVTAANATAANATAGNATNATTGNATTNGTIPSNATANASANGTGATTTDAPSTITPAENVSANGSTTVAPATGESEATSGFGIGIVQIVFVLLGAVALATLGVVAVRQSR